CTCGCTGTTCTCCATGGCTTGAATCAGATGCCACAGCTGCAGCAGGCTTAGTGAGCTTATATGGATGCTTGACAAAGACTTTGCATGAGAAATTCAAAGGTGAACATACTCTGAGAGAAGAATAACACAAATTGTGTGATTAATTCAGCCTGCTTCTGCTGACAGTAAAAGATGAAATGTTTTGTTCAGCTGTTGAATTGCCGGTTTAGTTCTCatccatataatatatttaaaccaTATCATCGGTAATTAAgattacatacattttctttttggtgCAGACCACTTGTTGCCTGGACAAAGAGGAGCTCTGTGGCTTCATCTTATGCATTACTGTAAGACCTGCACTTCTCCCAAGATGCCAGAGTACCTGCTGTACACCTACCACACCGAGTACACCCGTCTGCCATGGAAGGACCTGCATCCAGATCAGACACTAATGAACCAGTTTTTTAATGTGAGAGGCTCAAAAAACTTGTATGACTTGCACTCCTGACTTATcatgttagggttaggttctCTAGAATGTGCAGCGTTTAAAACAGGTTTGAGCAGGGACTCAAACTACCGAACTGTAGGCCATATTCAGCATGAAAATGTTATATGGCTCCACAAGAGATAATAGTTTATCTTGAATCAGTCCATGTATTAGTTTTCACTTTCTGCATTTTGGTCTGGCCTGTAATGTTATAATGTTGTAAACCGTAGCCTTATATGTATTTCTGCATGGCTTATTTCAGGcctaaatgaaaaatgaaactgCATAATTTAGGGTATACTGAATGACAACAAACACATCTGTCAAACATTTTTTGTACTAAGTTGTACAGTTATGTGAATGGTGTCTGATAGAGAACATAGCCTGCCTAGTGGACCCAAGTTGAAACCCCTGGTCTGGACCTTTTATATAAGACATTTGGTCACTTTCAAGGTAGTTTGACAAATTATGCAGAAACGATGGTGGTTTTTAAGCCTTTTAAGATTAAAATAACTttactcataataataaatattgataGCTGATGTATCAGTCTGTAAACTGTAATGTCTGAATCAAATCGCTTCATTGTCATGCTGTTCAGGTGGAACGGGGAAGTCCAAAGAGCTGTTTCCTGTTTATGGGAGAGCTGCTGTGTGAGGTGAATTGGGTCAGTGCATTGAGTGATGCTCTTAGCCCACAACCTAGCCCCTCAGCTCAGACTATGGTGGTCTCCCTGCTCTACCTGATGGTGTTCCTAGCCAAAGAAGATTTTCTTCTCAACAAACCTGTGAGTTGTCACCTGTCTAATACTTAATAGTCTTAAGGGGTGCTTATAGAGATTCATCTATAATAGTGCACTTTTATGCAGGAGTCCCCGGTCCTAAATCTACTTGGACAGACATCTTCTCTCCCTTGGCATTTAGTGGATTCGCCTTCATATCAAAATGTCACACGTTATGTTAGCACACATTATCCATCCTCCCTTGTTCTCAGTGGGGACACTTCTTCACAACAAGTCATCAAATTGCTTCAAATGGCTGCTGGATTTGGGCTGCCCACACAGTCGTTGCATCACAAGGTTAGttgaaaaacaaatgacaaattcATTTcgttgcatttttctttttaagaccCTATGAAATGAAAATAAGATTTCTCTGATTTTATTCCTTGTCTACTAGCTTTTAAGCTAAATTAATGTACTCCTACAAGTTGCTACAATTTAAAGTCTTTATCTTTTAGAGTGTCAACAAAAATTGTGAGAACTTATATTGccctacacagatttttgtccattcAAATGCTCACAAGAATGAGATTGTCCCTCCCACAATTACCTAGTACTgggtaaaatatagattttctgatgcatcacgatcttcatttgaacaatctcgaaaTGTATcaataattcacccaaacatgaaaatactCTTATAATTGACACCctaaagttccaaaaatcacgtaaggcaatataaaagtaattcataagactccggtggttaaatcaatatcttcagaagcaatatgataggtgtgggtgagaaacaggtcacttccacattctccttcttgtgtttttggcgattcacattcttcatgcatacctccccctactgggcagggagaagaatttaaaatgaaaaaaagacttcaatattgatctgtttctcacccacacctatcatatcacttctgaaaatatggattaaacctctggtgtcatatggattacttttatgatccctttatgtgctttttggagcttcgaagttctggccaccattcacttccattgtatggacctacagagctgaaatattcttctaaaaatcttaatttgtgttctgctgaagaaagtcatacatatctaggatggcatgagggtgagtaaatgataagagaattttcatttttgggtaaactattcctttaatttccaaGAACAATCTTTCACTGAATGCAAGTATTCACTTGCATTTGCGCTATTCAACTAAAAATATCAGTTATTAGCAATTGGCTGCTAAATTTTCAGATTTTACTAACTAGTAAATGAGTAGTATATTGACTAAGAAGTTCAGCAtcttttcactgcgtgttgaaGTTAAATGTTTGGTTTGACTCATTCCCTGTAATGTGTGTCTGAAAACAAGTTCCATGcattaattttttattgaataatgtatcttttattttttcccctgttatttacagtcaattattgataaaaacaacaacaaaacataaacatttaattccaaTCACAAATAGCACAGATGAGTTAAAGACATTCTAGTCCTCTCTTTTTAAGTTACGCTTATGACtatataaatacttgtaaatagcttaaattatgcattaaacaataaacatgtagcaaaatataatacattttacatttttaaaattgatcaaaattatgaaaaacaaatcaaatataatttaaaacaaattatatttttgtaatatactttagtaggtggtcccctgtataattaacagcattatctaggagagaatttctttcaaatgaaagcaaaatggacattataactgcaatatacatagggctgggtatcattaaaaaaaaatcgatATCGATAACGATACCTTAATATACTTCGGTCATATCATCATAACTTCGATACTGGTTCCTACttttatgaaatccgttttaacaagattacaaacattacctcaaaaaaactttggttttatgtTTTCAGTTTGTTGAATTTTTACAgtctcaaagactcatctcctgagccttctggtctcctccaAGAGAGAAAGCTAAACTTTTAATTCAGCCATCCCTAAGGATAAATAGGGTTTAACAAGAGAACtagtttaatgtacattaaatttgATAAGTTACTGTCAACCTTTACAGTCAAGGCATTTTTAGCATTGATTTAGCTAGCCATTTATAGCCAtccatccaaacaatatctaacgttacgtaggtcccagtttatcggactatgtcaccgtgcacagaaatgttaatttaacaagtacacaagcatgtaccagtacaagttagccgattttgtttgttggtttgtttgatAAACGTTAAGCTTACCTGTCAGTGttcccagtcatagcgccgctgcattcatTAGTAGTTTTGGAGGAAGActcgtggtgggcatgttgaaggaagctctgtggcaggatgCTGATAAGATGACTGCACTGGCTCTGTCTTtttgcagtcgaagacggagcaacttccTGCTCTTTAAGTTTATTCTACGCACTGTCAAGtacttcatcagatttgtcgtgttgccggttttggcagcaattatcttgtcgcaaacaTGGCATCGcacgctgttggcatcgagcctggtgaaatttagccacacttttgatcttttcacATCTTTTACTTCTATGGGGTTGAGACGCATaaacactacagcctcacgtgtgagtcATGTCTCTGGGCTTAACTGACGTAAACTAGTGTTTTCCTTGATAccaaaacacagccaatcaccggcaattttagatttgggcacatctagcatgctacatgcttgtCACTAAAGTTGactagattaaccccttaggCATCGAAATTTGGTAGTGAACAACAAGAAATTTTTCGATACtcaattgtttagaggcaattcggtcggtgcctaaaatttattgaactcgatacccagccctaaagatacccatatgaatcgaaatCTGAATCAAATTGAACTGAAAGCTTGAGAATTGGAATCGAATGTGGAAATCtcttatcaatacccagccctactaatACCACCAGCAACCAATttgcaagtagcaaatcatgcaCTGCATCTGAATATACTGCATACTTCCCTGCTACTGAGTATACAAAAATGTGTCTTTTGCTATTTGCTACCCAAACTTAAATTGGAAATACGTCtgtacaggaaagaaaactgcgctTGTCAGTCGATTTCATTGGGTCTATAAATTAATGTGCCtttgaacattttcaaatcatacATCTTCACAGCATCACGATGTTTCACTACAGTATGTTGTCACTGTTAGGACATGACTTTAAAGTGCCAAGCCTTCCTACACCTCATGGTGCAGTTCCTGACCTCTCTTGATCAGAATGGGAACATCAGTCTGGCATCTCTGGAGACAGAAATGGAGAAATTACTAGAGTACATTGTACTTTTTAACCCTTCTGGTGAGTAGACTAGTTCCTTGCTATTTCACATTAGGGATAGGTCATGATGGTCAACTTGTTTATTTagatctttttgtttgttttagttttatacGTAGTGTTTTATCTGTCTCTACATACACATTTGACCAGACCTTGCTATGATAACATGGATTTCTTGCAATTATTCAAATATCTAAAAAGTCTGGCTGCTTTTAACTTACCTTTTAACAAGCTACATTATTAACAGCCACACAGATAGCtacagcagtaaaaaaaaaaaaaattatttgaaatatttagttaGGGCAAATTTGAACAAACTGCACTAATAACTCAGTTTGAATGAACTGATGTCAGTATAACATGACCGTATGGTGTGCCGCTCAGAGACAGACCTCCAGCAAAGGCACATGGCCACGTGCAGTCTGTTTGCTGAGATGTTGACTCTTCTGAATGAAGCTGGAATTTCTACAGCAGAGGGACTCGGGACTAAACTCCATTCCTGGGTGGAAAAGAGAGCTCGGGGtcttttggttctccctctcctAACTGCTGCATGCAGATGCCTGGCCTCGGTGCGTCATATGGCACGCACCACTGAGGCCTGTATTATCTCTTACTTCACCGATGGTAAAAAAAAGCTCGTACTTGTTCTACATAGTCATAGAAGTTAAACACTCTTCTTCCAGCGCAACTGTTTTAGCAATTATTCCTTTCCTAATCATTGGGTTGCATCATTAAAGCAAACGTTAGTGTTTCAACCTGGTTTAAAACCTAGTGTTTAGTCTGTGTGTTCTGGTATACTATATCAACTTTTTAAAGCTGgcgtgtgtaattttttcagtgtataaaTTATTTCTCGTATCACAGCTTAATATGCATTTGTTTAGTTTGTCTGTTTGTATGACCATTGAAAGACGAGGGGATGTTATTAGAATCTGTTTTAAACAGTGACTGATTGAAAACAAGCAGAACATACACACTTAATCTTTTAATGTCCCTTCTAGTTGTTGTAAATATAGAACTAAGAAAACATTCTAACTGGAGTCTACTAAATCTACTAAAATCTGTTTCTCTCTCAGGTGGTTGTGCTGATCAGTACTCTGGCTGGGGGCCCATCCTGGTCTCTCTGCAGGTTCCTGAGCTGACTGTTGAGGACTTCATCCAGGAGAGCCTGAGCCTGGGCAGTTATCTCACCCTGTATGTCTACATTCTCCAGAAGCTGAACCAGGATCAGACTCTTCTCAATGAGAAGAAGACCTTAATGCTTATCAGCTCGTGGATCAATCAGGTCTTCCCTAGGTAACATATTGTTAAACACACACCCATGCACTTAAGCAATGCTATCTACTATTGGTGCTGTTCATTCACATGTTGAAGGACTCACAGAGGAGCCTATCAGGAGGCAGTTTAGGATTGCAAATTGAGTTATCCAGTTATCAGTTATCCATTTATACCGTAATTGTTTAGTATACGGGTGTTCATAACCTAAGAACATGTGTTGTCTGTTCTTGCAGTGGTCCGGCCGATGAGGCAAAGCTGTTTTTGTGGTGGCATAAATTCTTGGAGCTTCTGCAGATCCAGGTGGATCAAGAGGACTCATGTGGTCTTGACACTCTGATTCTCACATTAATGGCATTCCAAAACCGGCTGGCCCAGCTTGGTGAAGAAAGACTGAATTCAGGCATCCTTGGAGCCATTGGCCTTGGGAGGAAATCCCCACTTTCTAGCAGGTGAGACAAGAATTCACTTTGTAACAAATTAAAGTTTTGGCATGGGGGCCAGTTTGAAAGTGAAAATAGTTAATAAGTCAATAAAGCATGGTTACTTCATTTGCACATTAAGGATTCTCTGGATTTTGCATCTCACAATGTCTGTTCTAACTTTgtttttaggtttagggttgttgCACGCAGCATGTCTGCATTCATCCTGGTCCAGGTGCCTTCAGAGTCTCAGCTGCGTCTTCATGCAGGCACAGAGATGCAGATCTCTGCTAAAGCCCAACAGGTAAGAGTTTGCACTGAATGAGACAAATGTGTATATCATCAATATGCAAGACATGAAAATGAGTGAATCGAGTTGATTTCTGGCCTTctataaaatgttataattttaattgtaaaagtgCATTGTTATATTTGTAGGTGACTAAttacttttggaaagttgacatgtccCGCGGTGTAAGATACTCCATCTAGCTTCATTTTCACTCTGTAGGACCGTTTAACATGAACTAGTGTATGCTAAAAGGTGactaaatattgtaaaaaataaataaacaattcatagaaatggtgaccagttacaggacctaAAACATACACTTTCCCTCTTCTAACCTACaaaacaatattacaaaaacaagTCTATGAACATGTTATGTGTCAATGTTCAGCCTGACATTAATATATTCAGAACATAGatgatattatttttttcattgtttgtcAAATAAGGAAATTCCTTGTACTTTAGTATTGGTGGAGCATCTTTTAATGATTACTTTCTGTTTTCAGGCCTTAGCTGTGCTAGAGGTGATGCCCAGTAATAAGCAGTATTCAGAGCTGCAAGTGTCTGTATACCAGGCCTGCCAGTTCATCAAGTATCCAGGCCACTGTCTGCGTGACAGCATCCGTCTTTTAATCCTGCTTATCAATGCACTCTACACTGACCTACACTATCTGGACATCATCCGTTAGCTACAGTATATACTTTAGCACAGGGTTTGTGTTTATGCCTGCCATCAAGCTCTGTGAAACCCACAAAAGAAACTGGAGTGAACCAGTCAGACTCCAGATCTCCTGAAAGAGAACTCTTGGTTGAGAATCAATGCAATGCATTAGACAGTTTCAGTTTCTAGCACTGACATCTTGACCAAGGCTTGAAAACAAAAAGTAGAGCGGAAGGTTAAATCATTGTTTGAAGTGCATGTTCATCAGTTTATGGTTCAAAATAAATTTCTTAACATGGTCTCTCGTCTTACAACCCTTTTCCTCAATTGGTGCGTAGATCTGCTTTGCTCAATGAGATTATGGCAAGGCATGATGATCTACACTCAAAAGGAGACTTGAAACTCTTTATTAAATTCAATTGGTGGACAAACACACAAGAGTTTTATGAAAACTATCCTTGCGTGTGCAGATCATCATGCCTTTTTACACAGTTTATGGTCTTATCATATTG
The sequence above is a segment of the Xyrauchen texanus isolate HMW12.3.18 unplaced genomic scaffold, RBS_HiC_50CHRs HiC_scaffold_538, whole genome shotgun sequence genome. Coding sequences within it:
- the LOC127642304 gene encoding ectopic P granules protein 5 homolog, with product MLKTILLNRHLCNLLSPYFTPKASPAELVSLYEEVVNTLHIDSGDIIFMLLTKFDVTQWLSATQPPFPERSRLMTIIHQALCTCGLNPEPEVLMPFNIFCKHWTELLLYQFPDHYSDFLRLLMQSSSEQLLSPDCWRASLRVLGCSSQPIIKTGKTRSILLSPQQVDETIEWLSKFFLKLRLSNRDFRSFGLLSKWGPYIDEVKLFWKDLITYSIDLELNNCSKEPVGSPRLVKALENLNTKTAKLFEPWILVLDTDSNSQPRCSPWLESDATAAAGLVSLYGCLTKTLHEKFKDHLLPGQRGALWLHLMHYCKTCTSPKMPEYLLYTYHTEYTRLPWKDLHPDQTLMNQFFNVERGSPKSCFLFMGELLCEVNWVSALSDALSPQPSPSAQTMVVSLLYLMVFLAKEDFLLNKPESPVLNLLGQTSSLPWHLVDSPSYQNVTRYVSTHYPSSLVLSGDTSSQQVIKLLQMAAGFGLPTQSLHHKDMTLKCQAFLHLMVQFLTSLDQNGNISLASLETEMEKLLEYIVLFNPSETDLQQRHMATCSLFAEMLTLLNEAGISTAEGLGTKLHSWVEKRARGLLVLPLLTAACRCLASVRHMARTTEACIISYFTDGGCADQYSGWGPILVSLQVPELTVEDFIQESLSLGSYLTLYVYILQKLNQDQTLLNEKKTLMLISSWINQVFPSGPADEAKLFLWWHKFLELLQIQVDQEDSCGLDTLILTLMAFQNRLAQLGEERLNSGILGAIGLGRKSPLSSRFRVVARSMSAFILVQVPSESQLRLHAGTEMQISAKAQQALAVLEVMPSNKQYSELQVSVYQACQFIKYPGHCLRDSIRLLILLINALYTDLHYLDIIR